The following proteins come from a genomic window of Streptomyces sp. GS7:
- a CDS encoding helix-turn-helix domain-containing protein produces the protein MSEQRPRNLAEKINHLFDTIRLPGGQEYSNEHVAAAIGKSGVTTISQSYIWQLRKGKKDNPTISHLQALADFFGVPVAYFVDDGVASKVEGKLEALQAQQVRVSEAIGTGDVKLMAMRAGELSPERRRQVMDLLDVVYQLEQAERRHPTND, from the coding sequence TTGAGCGAGCAGAGGCCCCGCAACCTGGCGGAGAAGATCAACCATCTGTTCGACACCATCAGGCTGCCCGGCGGGCAGGAGTACAGCAACGAGCATGTAGCCGCCGCCATCGGGAAGAGCGGTGTCACCACCATCTCCCAGAGCTATATCTGGCAGCTACGCAAGGGCAAAAAGGACAACCCGACGATCAGTCACCTGCAGGCGCTGGCTGACTTCTTCGGCGTTCCCGTTGCCTACTTCGTCGACGATGGGGTGGCCAGCAAAGTCGAGGGGAAGCTGGAGGCGCTGCAGGCGCAGCAGGTCCGCGTGAGCGAAGCCATCGGCACTGGCGATGTGAAGCTGATGGCGATGCGTGCCGGCGAGCTCTCGCCGGAACGTCGCAGACAGGTGATGGATCTCCTGGATGTGGTCTACCAGCTGGAGCAGGCAGAGCGGCGCCACCCCACGAACGATTGA